A window of the Macaca nemestrina isolate mMacNem1 chromosome X, mMacNem.hap1, whole genome shotgun sequence genome harbors these coding sequences:
- the LOC105493792 gene encoding lysine-specific demethylase 5C isoform X3 codes for MEPGSDDFLPPPECPVFEPSWAEFRDPLGYIAKIRPIAEKSGICKIRPPADWQPPFAVEVDNFRFTPRIQRLNELEAQTRVKLNYLDQIAKFWEIQGSSLKIPNVERRILDLYSLSKIVVEEGGYEAICKDRRWARVAQRLNYPPGKNIGSLLRSHYERIVYPYEMYQSGANLVQCNTRPFDNEEKDKEYKPHSIPLRQSVQPSKFNSYGRRAKRLQPDPEPTEEDIEKNPELKKLQIYGAGPKMMGLGLMAKDKTLRKKDKEGPECPPTVVVKEELGGDVKVESTSPKTFLESKEELSHSPEPCTKMTMRLRRNHSNAQFIESYVCRMCSRGDEDDKLLLCDGCDDNYHIFCLLPPLPEIPKGVWRCPKCVMAECKRPPEAFGFEQATREYTLQSFGEMADSFKADYFNMPVHMVPTELVEKEFWRLVNSIEEDVTVEYGADIHSKEFGSGFPVSDSKRHLTPEEEEYATSGWNLNVMPVLEQSVLCHINADISGMKVPWLYVGMVFSAFCWHIEDHWSYSINYLHWGEPKTWYGVPSLAAEHLEEVMKKLTPELFDSQPDLLHQLVTLMNPNTLMSHGVPVVRTNQCAGEFVITFPRAYHSGFNQGYNFAEAVNFCTADWLPAGRQCIEHYRRLRRYCVFSHEELICKMAACPEKLDLNLAAAVHKEMFIMVQEERRLRKALLEKGITEAEREAFELLPDDERQCIKCKTTCFLSALACYDCPDGLVCLSHINDLCKCSSSRQYLRYRYTLDELPAMLHKLKVRAESFDTWANKVRVALEVEDGRKRSLEELRALESEARERRFPNSELLQQLKNCLSEAEACVSRALGLVSGQEAGPHRVAGLQMTLAELRAFLDQMNNLPCAMHQIGDVKGILEQVEAFQAEAREALASLPSSPGLLQSLLERGRQLGVEVPEAQQLQRQVEQARWLDEVKRTLAPSARRGTLAVMRGLLVAGASVAPSPAVDKAQAELQELLTIAERWEEKAHLCLEARQKHPPATLEAIIREAENIPVHLPNIQALKEALAKARAWIADVDEIQNGDHYPCLDDLEGLVAVGRDLPVGLEELRQLELQVLTAHSWREKASKTFLKKNSCYTLLEVLCPCADAGSDSTKRSRWMEKELGLYKSDTELLGLSAQDLRDPGSVIVAFKEGEQKEKEGILQLRRTNSAKPSPLASSTTASSTTSICVCGQVPAGAGALQCDLCQDWFHGRCVSVPRLLSSPRPNPTSSLLLAWWEWDTKFLCPLCMRSRRPRLETILALLVALQRLPVRLPEGEALQCLTERAISWQGRARQALASEDVTALLGRLTELRQQLQAEPRPEEPPNYPAAPASDPLREGSGKDMPKVEGLLENGDSVTSPEKVALEEGSDLELLSSLLPQLTGPVLELPEATRAPLEELMMEGDLLEVTLDENHSIWQLLQAGQPPDLERIRTLLELEKAERHGSRARGRALERRRRRKVDRGGEGDDPAREELEPKRVRSSGPEAEEVQEEEELEEETGGEGPPAPIPTTGSPSTQENQNGLEPAEGTTSGPLAPFSTLTPRLHLPCPQQPPQQQL; via the exons GCCCAGACGAGAGTGAAACTGAACTACTTGGACCAGATTGCCAAATTCTGGGAAATCCAGGGCTCCTCCTTAAAGATTCCCAATGTAGAACGGCGGATCTTGGACCTCTACAGTCTCAGCAAA ATTGTGGTGGAGGAAGGTGGTTATGAAGCTATCTGCAAGGACCGTCGGTGGGCTCGGGTAGCCCAGCGCCTCAACTACCCACCAGGCAAAAATATTGGCTCCTTGCTACGCTCCCACTACGAACGCATTGTTTATCCCTATGAAATGTACCAATCTGGAGCCAACCTTGTG CAGTGTAACACACGTCCATTTGATAATGAGGAGAAGGACAAGGAATACAAACCCCACAGCATCCCCCTACGACAGTCTGTGCAGCCTTCCAAGTTCAACAGCTATGGCCGGCGGGCCAAGAGACTGCAGCCTGAT ccGGAACCCACAGAGGAAGACATTGAAAAGAATCCAGAGCTGAAAAAGCTACAGATCTATGGGGCAGGCCCCAAGATGATGGGCCTGGGCCTCATGGCCAAGGACAAGACTCTGCGGAAGAAAG aTAAGGAGGGGCCCGAGTGTCCCCCCACAGTAGTGGTGAAGGAGGAGTTAGGTGGGGATGTGAAGGTGGAGTCAACTTCGCCTAAGACCTTCCTGGAGAGCAAGGAGGAGCTGAGTCACAGCCCTGAACCCTGCACCAAGATGACCATGAGGCTGCGGAGGAACCACAGCAATGCCCAGTTT ATTGAGTCATATGTCTGCCGGATGTGTTCTCGAGGGGATGAGGATGACAAGCTCCTGCTGTGTGATGGCTGTGATGACAACTACCACATCTTCTGCCTGCTGCCTCCTCTGCCTGAGATCCCCAAGGGTGTCTGGCGGTGCCCAAAGTGTGTCATGGCG GAGTGTAAGCGGCCCCCAGAAGCCTTTGGCTTTGAGCAGGCTACCCGGGAATACACTCTGCAGAGCTTTGGCGAGATGGCTGACTCCTTTAAAGCTGACTACTTCAACATGCCCGTGCAT ATGGTGCCCACAGAACTTGTGGAGAAggagttctggaggctggtaaATAGCATTGAGGAAGATGTGACTGTTGAGTATGGAGCTGACATCCATTCCAAAGAATTTGGCAGCGGTTTCCCTGTCAGTGACAGTAAACGGCACCTAACCCCTGAAGAGGAG GAGTATGCTACCAGTGGTTGGAACCTAAATGTGATGCCGGTGTTGGAACAGTCTGTACTGTGCCACATCAATGCAGATATCTCTGGCATGAAGGTGCCCTGGCTCTACGTGGGCATGGTCTTCTCAGCCTTTTGCTGGCATATTGAGGATCACTGGAGTTACTCCATTAACTACCTCCACTG GGGTGAGCCGAAGACCTGGTATGGGGTGCCCTCACTTGCAGCAGAACATTTGGAAGAGGTGATGAAGAAGCTGACACCTGAATTATTTGATAGCCAGCCTGACCTCCTGCACCAACTTGTCACCCTCATGAATCCCAACACCCTCATGTCCCATGGCGTGCCA GTTGTCCGCACAAACCAGTGTGCAGGAGAATTTGTCATCACCTTCCCCCGTGCTTACCACAGCGGCTTCAACCAAGGCTACAACTTTGCCGAGGCCGTCAACTTTTGCACTGCCGACTGG TTGCCTGCTGGGCGCCAGTGCATTGAACACTACCGCCGGCTCCGGAGATACTGCGTCTTCTCCCATGAGGAGCTTATCTGCAAGATGGCTGCCTGCCCAGAGAAGCTAGACCTGAACCTGGCGGCAGCTGTGCATAAGGAGATGTTCATCATGGTGCAAGAAGAGCGGCGTCTACGAAAGGCCCTGCTGGAGAAG GGCATCACAGAGGCTGAGCGAGAGGCTTTCGAGCTGCTCCCAGATGATGAGCGCCAGTGTATCAAGTGCAAGACTACGTGTTTCCTGTCAGCCCTGGCCTGCTACGACTGCCCAGACGGCCTTGTCTGCCTTTCCCACATCAATGATCTCTGCAAGTGCTCCAGTAGCCGGCAGTACCTGCG GTATCGGTATACGTTGGATGAGCTTCCTGCCATGCTGCATAAGCTGAAGGTTCGGGCTGAGTCCTTTGACACCTGGGCCAACAAAGTGCGAGTGgccctggaggtggaggatgGGCGGAAGCGCA GCCTTGAAGAACTGAGGGCACTAGAGTCTGAAGCCCGTGAGCGGAGGTTTCCTAATAGTGAGCTGCTGCAGCAACTAAAGAACTGCCTGAGTGAGGCAGAGGCTTGCGTGTCCCGAGCTCTGGGACTGGTCAGCGGCCAGGAAGCTGG CCCCCACAGGGTGGCGGGTCTGCAGATGACCCTGGCTGAGCTCCGGGCCTTTCTGGACCAGATGAATAACCTGCCTTGTGCCATGCACCAGATTGGGGATGTCAAG GGTATTCTGGAACAGGTGGAGGCCTTCCAGGCTGAGGCTCGTGAGGCCCTGGCCTCACTGCCCTCCAGTCCAGGGCTACTGCAGTCCCTGTTGGAGAGGGGGCGGCAGCTGGGGGTGGAGGTGCCTGAGGCCCAGCAGCTCCAGCGGCAGGTGGAACAGGCGCGATGGCTGGATGAGGTGAAACGCACACTGGCCCCCTCAGCCCGAAGGGGCACCTTGGCTGTCATGCGAGGACTGTTGGTCGCGGGTGCCAGTGTAGCCCCTAGCCCTGCTGTGGATAAAGCCCAGGCCGAGCTGCAGGAGCTGCTCACCATTGCTGAACGCTGGGAGGAGAAAGCCCACCTCTGCCTGGAGGCCAG GCAGAAACATCCACCAGCCACACTTGAGGCCATAATCCGTGAAGCGGAAAACATCCCTGTTCACCTGCCCAACATCCAGGCTCTCAAGGAGGCTCTTGCTAAGGCCCGGGCCTGGATTGCTGATGTTGATGAGATCCAA AATGGTGACCACTACCCGTGCCTGGATGACTTGGAGGGCCTAGTAGCTGTGGGCCGGGACCTACCTGTGGGGCTGGAGGAGCTGAGACAGCTAGAGCTACAGGTACTGACAGCGCACTCCTGGAGGGAGAAGGCCTCCAAGACCTTCCTCAAGAAAAATTCTTGCTACACGCtgctggag GTTCTCTGCCCGTGTGCAGACGCTGGCTCAGATAGCACCAAGCGCAGCCGGTGGATGGAGAAGGAGCTGGGGTTGTACAAATCTGACACAGAGTTGCTGGGGCTGTCTGCGCAGGAcctcagggacccaggctctgTG ATCGTGGCCTTCAAGGAGGGGGaacagaaggagaaggagggtaTCCTGCAGCTGCGTCGCACCAATTCGGCCAAGCCCAGTCCACTGGCATCATCGACCACAGCTTCCTCTACAACCTCTATCTGTGTGTGTGGGCAGGTGCCGGCTGGGGCGGGAGCTCTGCAGTGTGACCTGTGTCAGGACTGGTTCCATGGGCGGTGTGTGTCAGTGCCTCGCCTCCTCAGCTCTCCGAGGCCCAATCCCACCTCATCCCTACTGCTGGCCTGGTGGGAATGGGACACCAAATTCCTGTGTCCACTGTGTATGCGCTCAAGGCGCCCACGcctggagaccatcctggcactGCTGGTAGCCCTGCAGAGACTGCCTGTGCGGCTTCCCGAGGGCGAGGCCCTGCAGTGCCTCACAGAGAGGGCCATCAGCTGGCAAGGCCGCGCCAGGCAGGCTCTGGCTTCTGAAGATGTGACTGCTCTGTTGGGACGGCTGACGGAGCTCCGCCAACAGCTACAGGCTGAACCCAGACCTGAGGAGCCTCCTAACTACCCTGCAGCCCCTGCTTCTGACCCCCTCAGAGAGGGCAGTGGCAAGGATATGCCTAAG GTCGAAGGCTTACTGGAGAATGGAGACAGTGTGACCAGTCCTGAGAAGGTAGCCCTGGAGGAGGGCTCAG ATCTGGAGCTGCTGTCCTCGCTGTTGCCACAGTTGACTGGCCCTGTGTTGGAACTGCCTGAGGCCACCCGGGCCCCCTTGGAGGAGCTCATGATGGAGGGGGACCTGCTCGAGGTGACCCTGGATGAGAACCACAGCATCTGGCAGCTGCTGCAGGCTGGACAGCCCCCAGACTTGGAGAGGATCCGCACACTTCTGGAG CTGGAGAAGGCAGAGCGTCACGGGAGTCGGGCTCGGGGCCGGGCCCTGgagaggcggcggcggcggaagGTGGATCGGGGTGGGGAGGGCGATGACCCAGCCCGAGAGGAGCTAGAGCCAAAGAGGGTACGGAGCTCAGGGCCAGAGGCTGAGGAGgtccaggaggaggaagagctggaGGAGGAGACTGGGGGTGAGGGCCCCCCTGCACCCATCCCCACCACTGGCAGCCCCAGCACCCAGGAGAACCAGAATGGCTTGGAACCGGCGGAAGGGACCACTTCAGGCCCCTTGGCCCCTTTCTCCACTCTGACTCCCCGGCTGCATCTGCCCTGCCCACAGCAGCCGCCTCAGCAACAGTTGTGA
- the LOC105493792 gene encoding lysine-specific demethylase 5C isoform X8 — protein MEPGSDDFLPPPECPVFEPSWAEFRDPLGYIAKIRPIAEKSGICKIRPPADWQPPFAVEVDNFRFTPRIQRLNELEAQTRVKLNYLDQIAKFWEIQGSSLKIPNVERRILDLYSLSKIVVEEGGYEAICKDRRWARVAQRLNYPPGKNIGSLLRSHYERIVYPYEMYQSGANLVQCNTRPFDNEEKDKEYKPHSIPLRQSVQPSKFNSYGRRAKRLQPDPEPTEEDIEKNPELKKLQIYGAGPKMMGLGLMAKDKTLRKKDKEGPECPPTVVVKEELGGDVKVESTSPKTFLESKEELSHSPEPCTKMTMRLRRNHSNAQFIESYVCRMCSRGDEDDKLLLCDGCDDNYHIFCLLPPLPEIPKGVWRCPKCVMAECKRPPEAFGFEQATREYTLQSFGEMADSFKADYFNMPVHMVPTELVEKEFWRLVNSIEEDVTVEYGADIHSKEFGSGFPVSDSKRHLTPEEEEYATSGWNLNVMPVLEQSVLCHINADISGMKVPWLYVGMVFSAFCWHIEDHWSYSINYLHWGEPKTWYGVPSLAAEHLEEVMKKLTPELFDSQPDLLHQLVTLMNPNTLMSHGVPVVRTNQCAGEFVITFPRAYHSGFNQGYNFAEAVNFCTADWLPAGRQCIEHYRRLRRYCVFSHEELICKMAACPEKLDLNLAAAVHKEMFIMVQEERRLRKALLEKGITEAEREAFELLPDDERQCIKCKTTCFLSALACYDCPDGLVCLSHINDLCKCSSSRQYLRYRYTLDELPAMLHKLKVRAESFDTWANKVRVALEVEDGRKRSLEELRALESEARERRFPNSELLQQLKNCLSEAEACVSRALGLVSGQEAGPHRVAGLQMTLAELRAFLDQMNNLPCAMHQIGDVKGILEQVEAFQAEAREALASLPSSPGLLQSLLERGRQLGVEVPEAQQLQRQVEQARWLDEVKRTLAPSARRGTLAVMRGLLVAGASVAPSPAVDKAQAELQELLTIAERWEEKAHLCLEARQKHPPATLEAIIREAENIPVHLPNIQALKEALAKARAWIADVDEIQNGDHYPCLDDLEGLVAVGRDLPVGLEELRQLELQVLTAHSWREKASKTFLKKNSCYTLLEVLCPCADAGSDSTKRSRWMEKELGLYKSDTELLGLSAQDLRDPGSVIVAFKEGEQKEKEGILQLRRTNSAKPSPLASSTTASSTTSICVCGQVPAGAGALQCDLCQDWFHGRCVSVPRLLSSPRPNPTSSLLLAWWEWDTKFLCPLCMRSRRPRLETILALLVALQRLPVRLPEGEALQCLTERAISWQGRARQALASEDVTALLGRLTELRQQLQAEPRPEEPPNYPAAPASDPLREGSGKDMPKVEGLLENGDSVTSPEKVALEEGSGKRDLELLSSLLPQLTGPVLELPEATRAPLEELMMEGDLLEVTLDENHSIWQLLQAGQPPDLERIRTLLEVMPLMNGD, from the exons GCCCAGACGAGAGTGAAACTGAACTACTTGGACCAGATTGCCAAATTCTGGGAAATCCAGGGCTCCTCCTTAAAGATTCCCAATGTAGAACGGCGGATCTTGGACCTCTACAGTCTCAGCAAA ATTGTGGTGGAGGAAGGTGGTTATGAAGCTATCTGCAAGGACCGTCGGTGGGCTCGGGTAGCCCAGCGCCTCAACTACCCACCAGGCAAAAATATTGGCTCCTTGCTACGCTCCCACTACGAACGCATTGTTTATCCCTATGAAATGTACCAATCTGGAGCCAACCTTGTG CAGTGTAACACACGTCCATTTGATAATGAGGAGAAGGACAAGGAATACAAACCCCACAGCATCCCCCTACGACAGTCTGTGCAGCCTTCCAAGTTCAACAGCTATGGCCGGCGGGCCAAGAGACTGCAGCCTGAT ccGGAACCCACAGAGGAAGACATTGAAAAGAATCCAGAGCTGAAAAAGCTACAGATCTATGGGGCAGGCCCCAAGATGATGGGCCTGGGCCTCATGGCCAAGGACAAGACTCTGCGGAAGAAAG aTAAGGAGGGGCCCGAGTGTCCCCCCACAGTAGTGGTGAAGGAGGAGTTAGGTGGGGATGTGAAGGTGGAGTCAACTTCGCCTAAGACCTTCCTGGAGAGCAAGGAGGAGCTGAGTCACAGCCCTGAACCCTGCACCAAGATGACCATGAGGCTGCGGAGGAACCACAGCAATGCCCAGTTT ATTGAGTCATATGTCTGCCGGATGTGTTCTCGAGGGGATGAGGATGACAAGCTCCTGCTGTGTGATGGCTGTGATGACAACTACCACATCTTCTGCCTGCTGCCTCCTCTGCCTGAGATCCCCAAGGGTGTCTGGCGGTGCCCAAAGTGTGTCATGGCG GAGTGTAAGCGGCCCCCAGAAGCCTTTGGCTTTGAGCAGGCTACCCGGGAATACACTCTGCAGAGCTTTGGCGAGATGGCTGACTCCTTTAAAGCTGACTACTTCAACATGCCCGTGCAT ATGGTGCCCACAGAACTTGTGGAGAAggagttctggaggctggtaaATAGCATTGAGGAAGATGTGACTGTTGAGTATGGAGCTGACATCCATTCCAAAGAATTTGGCAGCGGTTTCCCTGTCAGTGACAGTAAACGGCACCTAACCCCTGAAGAGGAG GAGTATGCTACCAGTGGTTGGAACCTAAATGTGATGCCGGTGTTGGAACAGTCTGTACTGTGCCACATCAATGCAGATATCTCTGGCATGAAGGTGCCCTGGCTCTACGTGGGCATGGTCTTCTCAGCCTTTTGCTGGCATATTGAGGATCACTGGAGTTACTCCATTAACTACCTCCACTG GGGTGAGCCGAAGACCTGGTATGGGGTGCCCTCACTTGCAGCAGAACATTTGGAAGAGGTGATGAAGAAGCTGACACCTGAATTATTTGATAGCCAGCCTGACCTCCTGCACCAACTTGTCACCCTCATGAATCCCAACACCCTCATGTCCCATGGCGTGCCA GTTGTCCGCACAAACCAGTGTGCAGGAGAATTTGTCATCACCTTCCCCCGTGCTTACCACAGCGGCTTCAACCAAGGCTACAACTTTGCCGAGGCCGTCAACTTTTGCACTGCCGACTGG TTGCCTGCTGGGCGCCAGTGCATTGAACACTACCGCCGGCTCCGGAGATACTGCGTCTTCTCCCATGAGGAGCTTATCTGCAAGATGGCTGCCTGCCCAGAGAAGCTAGACCTGAACCTGGCGGCAGCTGTGCATAAGGAGATGTTCATCATGGTGCAAGAAGAGCGGCGTCTACGAAAGGCCCTGCTGGAGAAG GGCATCACAGAGGCTGAGCGAGAGGCTTTCGAGCTGCTCCCAGATGATGAGCGCCAGTGTATCAAGTGCAAGACTACGTGTTTCCTGTCAGCCCTGGCCTGCTACGACTGCCCAGACGGCCTTGTCTGCCTTTCCCACATCAATGATCTCTGCAAGTGCTCCAGTAGCCGGCAGTACCTGCG GTATCGGTATACGTTGGATGAGCTTCCTGCCATGCTGCATAAGCTGAAGGTTCGGGCTGAGTCCTTTGACACCTGGGCCAACAAAGTGCGAGTGgccctggaggtggaggatgGGCGGAAGCGCA GCCTTGAAGAACTGAGGGCACTAGAGTCTGAAGCCCGTGAGCGGAGGTTTCCTAATAGTGAGCTGCTGCAGCAACTAAAGAACTGCCTGAGTGAGGCAGAGGCTTGCGTGTCCCGAGCTCTGGGACTGGTCAGCGGCCAGGAAGCTGG CCCCCACAGGGTGGCGGGTCTGCAGATGACCCTGGCTGAGCTCCGGGCCTTTCTGGACCAGATGAATAACCTGCCTTGTGCCATGCACCAGATTGGGGATGTCAAG GGTATTCTGGAACAGGTGGAGGCCTTCCAGGCTGAGGCTCGTGAGGCCCTGGCCTCACTGCCCTCCAGTCCAGGGCTACTGCAGTCCCTGTTGGAGAGGGGGCGGCAGCTGGGGGTGGAGGTGCCTGAGGCCCAGCAGCTCCAGCGGCAGGTGGAACAGGCGCGATGGCTGGATGAGGTGAAACGCACACTGGCCCCCTCAGCCCGAAGGGGCACCTTGGCTGTCATGCGAGGACTGTTGGTCGCGGGTGCCAGTGTAGCCCCTAGCCCTGCTGTGGATAAAGCCCAGGCCGAGCTGCAGGAGCTGCTCACCATTGCTGAACGCTGGGAGGAGAAAGCCCACCTCTGCCTGGAGGCCAG GCAGAAACATCCACCAGCCACACTTGAGGCCATAATCCGTGAAGCGGAAAACATCCCTGTTCACCTGCCCAACATCCAGGCTCTCAAGGAGGCTCTTGCTAAGGCCCGGGCCTGGATTGCTGATGTTGATGAGATCCAA AATGGTGACCACTACCCGTGCCTGGATGACTTGGAGGGCCTAGTAGCTGTGGGCCGGGACCTACCTGTGGGGCTGGAGGAGCTGAGACAGCTAGAGCTACAGGTACTGACAGCGCACTCCTGGAGGGAGAAGGCCTCCAAGACCTTCCTCAAGAAAAATTCTTGCTACACGCtgctggag GTTCTCTGCCCGTGTGCAGACGCTGGCTCAGATAGCACCAAGCGCAGCCGGTGGATGGAGAAGGAGCTGGGGTTGTACAAATCTGACACAGAGTTGCTGGGGCTGTCTGCGCAGGAcctcagggacccaggctctgTG ATCGTGGCCTTCAAGGAGGGGGaacagaaggagaaggagggtaTCCTGCAGCTGCGTCGCACCAATTCGGCCAAGCCCAGTCCACTGGCATCATCGACCACAGCTTCCTCTACAACCTCTATCTGTGTGTGTGGGCAGGTGCCGGCTGGGGCGGGAGCTCTGCAGTGTGACCTGTGTCAGGACTGGTTCCATGGGCGGTGTGTGTCAGTGCCTCGCCTCCTCAGCTCTCCGAGGCCCAATCCCACCTCATCCCTACTGCTGGCCTGGTGGGAATGGGACACCAAATTCCTGTGTCCACTGTGTATGCGCTCAAGGCGCCCACGcctggagaccatcctggcactGCTGGTAGCCCTGCAGAGACTGCCTGTGCGGCTTCCCGAGGGCGAGGCCCTGCAGTGCCTCACAGAGAGGGCCATCAGCTGGCAAGGCCGCGCCAGGCAGGCTCTGGCTTCTGAAGATGTGACTGCTCTGTTGGGACGGCTGACGGAGCTCCGCCAACAGCTACAGGCTGAACCCAGACCTGAGGAGCCTCCTAACTACCCTGCAGCCCCTGCTTCTGACCCCCTCAGAGAGGGCAGTGGCAAGGATATGCCTAAG GTCGAAGGCTTACTGGAGAATGGAGACAGTGTGACCAGTCCTGAGAAGGTAGCCCTGGAGGAGGGCTCAGGTAAGAGAG ATCTGGAGCTGCTGTCCTCGCTGTTGCCACAGTTGACTGGCCCTGTGTTGGAACTGCCTGAGGCCACCCGGGCCCCCTTGGAGGAGCTCATGATGGAGGGGGACCTGCTCGAGGTGACCCTGGATGAGAACCACAGCATCTGGCAGCTGCTGCAGGCTGGACAGCCCCCAGACTTGGAGAGGATCCGCACACTTCTGGAG GTTATGCCCCTGATGAATGGGGACTAA